The window CCACGGGCCGGACGGACGAGGCAATACTCGCCCCCATCGCACAGCGCCTGCTGACCTCGACGCCGCGCTGGGCCCGGTGACCCCGGCCGAGCTCACCGCCTACCTTCAGGGTGCGCCCGCTCTCCCCGAGAGCTGAGGTCGCCCCTCCCGCCATGGCGTGTGCAAGGCTCGGCGCATAGCCAGAGGACGCTCCTGGTCGGCTTCAAGGTGCTCTGATCCCCCCTCGGATGGGCGGGACCGCAATTTCGGGCCTCGTCTCTGACGCCCCCGCTCGCTCGGGAGGACCTGGCAACGAAGGGTTCGTACGACGCACCAGTTCTTGGAGAAAAAGGCAACTTCATTACATTTTTATGGCAATTTTGTTCGCATCACTACGCCCACGAAAAACCTAGAGGACATCCTGCAGATCAGTTGACAGACGCAATCGAACTTGAAAGAGCAACGAGAGCCGCTCCCCCGCAAATATTGCGTCGCACAATGCAGCCTTCTTGCACCCGATCACATTGTTGCAGTTTGTTTCTGCAATACCGATATCTTGTTGGAGTAATTCGGCCAAAGGATACATTTTTTATTTAAAACCAAAGCGTTGCATGATTGCAACGCCTCACAAATATATTGCTTCAACGTTTCCAAAAGCATTGAACGTCCTTTCCCTGCCCGCCAACAGGCAGCGCTCATGGCTTTCGCGTCTGCCGATCGCGGAGCCCTGCAACCGAGCCGGATCCCCCAGCGCCCCCACGCTGTCCGGTTCCAAGGGACAAGGACAACTACGTGACACCCACTTTCCGGAAGGCCGCGCTGCGCGGCGCCACCAGCCTGACCGCTTTCGCCCTGCTGTGCGGCACCGCCCAGGCCCAGGACGCCACCGCTCCGGCTCCGGCCGCCAGCGAAGGCGCCGACGATGTCATCATCGTCACCGGCTCGATCACCCGCAACCCGGCGGCCGCCACGGCCTCGCCGGTCGTCTCGATCACCTCGGACGATCTTGAGAAGCGCGGCATCAAGACTGTCGCCGACACGCTGCAGACGCTGACCGCCAACAACGCGGGCACGATCCCCGCCAGCTGGTCGGGCAACGGCTTCACCACGGGCGCCACCGCCCCGTCGCTGCGCGGCTTCAACAACGCCTACACGCTGACGCTGTTCGACGGCATGCGCACCGCCTACTACCCGCTTGCGGACGACGGCCAGCGCAACATCGTCGACATCAACTCGATGCCCGGTTCGATTGTCGACCGCGTCGACACCCTGCTCGACGGCGCCTCGGCGACCTACGGCTCGGACGCGATCGCGGGCGTGGTCAACGTCATCTCCAAGCGCCAGATCCAGGGCCTGCACCTCGATGCCTCGATGGGCGTCTCGCAGCGCGGCGACGGTGACGAGCAGCGCATCAACGGCACGTATGGCTACGGCGATCTCGACGACCAGGGCTTCAACATCTACGCGAACTTCGAATACCAGAAGAACGCCGCGATGGATCTCTCGGCCCGCAAGGGTCCGTGGAGCACGGCCGACCAGTCCTCGATCTGCGGCGGCCCGACCGACGGCTGCCTGACCAACAACGTGCGCAACGGCATCCAGGCCGACGGCGGCTACGGCGGCATCCAGTCGACCATCGTGCCCTTCGTCCAGCCTTTCACGCAGGACGCCACGGGCGCCTACGTCGCGCAAGGCGATTACCAGATGCTCAACCCGAGCGCAGGCTGCGGCCGCCTGAACGCGCTCACGCTGACGCCGGAGCAGCAGCAGAACGCCACCGTTGTCGGCACCCCCTCGGTGGTCTGCCAGCAGGACCTCACCAACGACTACGAAGCCTACACCGCGCGCACCAAGCGTATCGGTGGCACGCTGCGCGGCACGGTGCGCCTGAACGACCTCACCGAGGCGTTCCTGATGTTCAACTACTACAACGTGACCACCGCGAACCGCATGGCCCCCTCGGGCTGGACCGGCCGCACCGCGGCGGGTGGCGATCGCGTCACGATCAGCCAGATCTACCTGCCCGCCTATGTCTGCGCGAACGGCGTGGGCACGCTGTCGGGCGAGGCCAACAACATCCTGAGCGGCACGGGCTGCGATGCCAGCAACGGCACGCTCAACCCGAACAACCCGTTTGCCGCGCAGAGCCAGTCGGCCCGCCTGCTCGGCATGCCCGACATGCCGCGCTACACCTACACCAACGCCAAGACCTACCGCATCTCGGGCGGCGTCGACGGCTCGTTCGGTGACGGTTGGGACTACATGATCGGCGCGACCGCTTCGGAAGTCACGCTGGACGTCACCAACACCGGCTACATCAACGCCCAGGGCCTGATGGACGCGGTGGCGCAGGGCACCTACAACTTCATGGATCCCTCGGCCAACTCGGCCGAAGCCATCCAGGGCGTGTTCCCCGACCAGCACAAGCGCGCGACCTCGAAGCTGGCGCAGGTCATGGCGACCCTCAGCAAGGACGTGTTCGAGCTGCCGGGCGGCATGGTCAACGTGGCCATCCAGGGCCAGTACCGCTACGAGTCGATCAACAACCCGAGCTCGAACGCCCCCAACGACGTCAACCCGGCGGATCGCTACTATGGCATCAACGCCATCGGCGTGAAGGGTCACCGCGACGTGTGGTCGGCGGCTTACGAAATCTCGGTTCCGATCGTGGACGAATTCCGCGTGAAGGCCGACGGCTCGTATGACCACTACTCGACCGGCCAGGAAAACTTCGCGCCCAAGTTCGAGGCCGAATTCCAGCCGATCGACGAGATCAAGCTGCGCGGCACGTTCACCAAGGGCTTCCGCGCCCCGAACCTGAACGAATCGTTCCAGCTGCCTTCGACCGGCTACATCACCTCGACGATCAACTGCAGCAATGCCGCGTTCCAGTCGTTCTGTGACGCACACGCCAGCAACCCCGGCTACTACGAGGGCGGCTACAGCGTGGGCATCACTTCGGCCGGCAACCCGGACCTGAAGTCCGAGAAGTCGACCTCGTACACCTTCGGCGCGGTGATCCAGCCGACCCGCAACATCACGCTGACGGTCGACTACTGGCGCACCAAGATCAAGAACCTGATCACCTCGGTGAACCCCACCGATGAGCTCTACGCCGCGTACTACGGCAACAACGGCCAGGTGAACATGCCCGGCATCACCGTGACGCAGGGTGCGCCCGATCCGGAGAACCTGGGTGCACTTCCGCTGATCGGCGAAGTCGGCAGCTCGTTCCAGAACGCGAACTCGATGCTCGGCAAGGGTATCGACGTCTCGGGCTCGGCCTACTTCGGGCTCACCGACACGATCACCTGGCGCACCAACGCCACGGCCTCGTACCTGATCCGTCTGCAGCAGGACATCGACGGCACGATCAACCGCTTCGACGGTTCGCTGGGTGGCTGCAACTGGACCTCGTGCTCGGGCGCCCCGCGCTTCCGCGCTTCGTGGCAGAACACGCTGGACTTCGCCGACACCACCAGCGTGACGCTCACCGCGTACTACACCAGCGGCTATTCGAGCACCGCGTCGGATGCCGGCGGCACCTACAAGGACTGCGAAGCCAGCGCGGCGGCCGGTCAGCTCGTGACCTACCCGGACAGCGGCCGTGCCGTGCAGTGCCATGGCCCCAGCACCTTCAACCTCGACGGCCACGCCGAGACGAAGATCGCCGACGGCAAGTTCACGCTCTACGCGGATGTCATGAACATCCTCGACGGCAAGCCCAAGTACGACCCGAACGCTGCCTACGGCATCTACAACTTCAACGCCGCGTGGCAGGGCTCGCTCTTCATGGGCCGCTACTTCCGCATCGGCGCGAAGGTGGACTTCTAAGGCAACCCGCGTCTCGTCCGGCGGTCCGGTCCCTTGTGGACCGTCGGACAGGACGGCGCCCGTCGTCCGGTTCCCCGCCGCGGTTGCCCGAAACCCTGACCGCGGCGCATCCTCCCGCCGGACCGACCGGGCCCCGAGAAGGGGCGGCCTCCCCACGAGGCCGCCCCTTTTTCGTGTCCGCAAGCCACGCACATGTCCGTAGGCTGCCGCTTGCGATCCGCTAACCCTATCCGACCTAGATTGCCTCTCCAGGCCGCTTGATTGGCTGGCTAACCGAATGGCCGGAAGGAGATCGGATGGTCCGTGCCCTGTTCCCCGCGGCATCGCGGGCTAGAAGCGAGAGCCTGGTCGAGGCGCCGCCTGGTGCCCCCAGCTCACCCTTCGGGCGGCGGGCGCCGCGCGAGCACGTAGAGATGCTGGCGCGCTTTCGCCGCACCATTTCCAGCAGCACGGTCATGCTCAAGGATCTGACCCCCTATGGCGCCCGGATCGAGGGCGTGGAGGGGCTCGAACCCGACGAAGCGGTGCGCCTCGCCCTGCCCGGCCAGCGCCCGGCCCTCGCCTTCGTCGCCTGGTCCAACGCGCATTGCGCCGGGCTGGAGTTCGCAGAGCCGCTCGACCTCTATGTCTACGGAGATCTCGTGCGGCGCTACGCGCTGCCCGGAGAGCGGGACTGACCCGCCCACGATGGGCCGCGCGCTCAGGTCACGACCGGTTCGAGGACCTGGAGCGTGCCCGCATCGGCATCGAGGCGCACCTGGCACCCCACCGGCACGCTCGCCTGCGCGGCCATGTGACCGATCGAGAGCCCCTGGAAAGCCGGAATGCCAAGCCCGCCGAAATGCTGGTCGAGCACTTCGTAGATCGTGAAGTTGGAATAGCCGGGCCCCGGGTTGCGGCAATTGGTGCACTGGCCGAAGACGACGCCCGCCAGGCCTTTGAGAACACCGGCCAGGGCAAGCTGGGTCAACATGCGGTCGATCCGGTACTCGGACTCGTTGGTGTCCTCCAGGAACAGGACGGCGCCGCGCATGTCGGGAAAATAGGGCGTACCGACCAGCGCCGAAAGCACGCTGAGATTGCCGCCCAGAAGCCGACCTTCCGCCTGCCCGCCCGCAAAGACGCGCGGGCCCCGGCGACCTCCGCCCAGGCTGGGACCGGAGTAGCCTGCCACCGAGAGCGTGGGGGTCGCGCCCTCGAAGGCCAGCGCGCGCCAGCTTTCCCAGGCCACGGGCGGCCAGCTGGCCGAGGCATTGGGGCCATGCAGGCTGGGCGCGCAGCCATGGGCGGCCAGCGCGGCGTGGAGCGCGGTGTTGTCGCTGAAACCGGTGAAGAGCTTGGGGTGACGGCGCAGCGCGGCAAAGTCCAGCCGGGGCAGGATGCGCGCGGTGCCCCAGCCGCCGCGCACGGCCATGACGCCCTTTACGCGGGGGTCCTGCCAGGTTTCCATGAAGGCGGCCGCGCGCGCCGCGTCCTCCCCCGCAAGATAGCCCGCCCGCGCGGTCAGATTGGGCGCGAGGATCGGCTCCAGCCCCATCGCGCGCACCGCCTCGGCGATTTCCTCGATCCCGAACCGGTCGCCGATGAAGCCCGCCGGCGCGACCAGCCCCAGCCCGTCGCCGGGCCGCAGGCGCGGGGCGCGGAGCCTTTCGCCCCTGCCCGCGTTGTCCTTCGCATGCGCGCGATCGGCGACGGCAGATGGGAGACCCGAAAGGGCAAGCCCCCCGGCCAGGGTCGCGACGGTTTTCAGGCATTGACGTCTGGACTGCATGGTGTGGCACCCTAGCCACGCCCCGCGGCGGCGTCTCGGCAAATCTCTCGACGGACCGGCCTTCCCGGTCCATGGATAGGCAAATGACAGAAGAAGAAAAGAAACTCACCGACCGCCGCTTCTACAAGGCGGAACAGGAAGCCACCTTCGCCGGCGAACAGACCGGCACCCTGCAGACGCAGCACCCGGCCTACCAGCTGGCCTTCCAGGACACCGATTTCCTGCTGCGCGACGAACTGCGTCCGGTCCGCTTCCAGCTTGAACTGCTCAAGCCCGAGATGCTGCTGGAAGAAGCCAACATCGGCTCCACCCTCGTCATGTACGGCTCGGCCCGCATTCCCTCGCCCGAAAAGTGCGACGACGTGCTCGCGAAGGCCTCCAGCGACGAGGACAGGAAGGTTGCCGAGCGACTCGTCGCCAAGGCCAAGTACTACGAGGAAGCGCGCAAGCTCGCCCGCATCGCCAGCCAGTGCGGCCTGGTGGAAAAGGGCATGCGCCAGTTCGTCGTGTGCTCGGGCGGCGGCCCCTCGATCATGGAGGCGGCCAACCGCGGCGCGCACGAGGTCGGCGCGGAATCGCTGGGCCTCAACATCGTCCTCCCGCACGAGCAGGCGCCCAACCCCTACGTCACGCCGCGCCTCTCCTTCCAGTTCCACTACTTCGCACTGAGGAAGATGCACTTCCTGCTGCGCGCCCGCGCGGTCGCCGTGTTCCCGGGCGGCTTTGGTACGCTCGATGAGATGCTGGAGATGATCACCCTCATCCAGACCGGCAAGATGAAGCCGATCCCGGTGCTCCTCTACGGACGCGAGTTCTGGGAAAAGGTCATCAATTTCGAGGCCTTGGCTGAGGAAGGCGTGATTGCGAGGAAGGACCTCGACCTGTTCACCTGGTGCGAGACCGCCGAGGACGGGTGGAAGGCGATCCGTGCCTTCTACGATCTCGACTGCGGGTAAGGCAGGGCAAGAAAAGGACGTATCCGAGGGCCATCGCCCTCGGGCTCCCCGAACTTGTCGACTTCACCTTGAGAGCATGACCTTGGCCGGGAAACGAGAGGTCACCCATTCCGGGGTCAAGGGGCGATGGGCCCTTGAAAGAATCCTATCGGACCGCCTGGTGCCCCATCGGGCCATGCCCGGCGCCCAGCCCCGGGGCCGCGCTGAGGGCGCGGCGCACGAATTCGCGCGCGCCTTCGACCGCCTCGGGCAGCGACAGGCCCTGCCCCAGGCCCGTCGCAATCGCGCTCGAAAGCGTGCAGCCGGTGCCGTGGGTGTGGCGGGTGACAATGCGCGGTGCGCGCCAGATGACCGGGGCCTCGCCCGGCACCATCAACCGGTCCTCGACCACGTCGCCTTCGGCATCGCCGCCCTTGGCAAGGTAGGCCACGCCTAGCGCTTCCAGGGCCGCATCGCCGCCCAGGGCTTCGAGTTCAGGCACGTTGGGCGTCGTCAGCGCGGCGCAGGCCATGAGCCGGGAGAAGGCCGCGATCGTTGCCGCATCGGCCAGCACCGATCCCGATGTCGCGACCATGACCGGATCGAACACGACAGGCACGCCCAGTTCCTCCAGCCGCGCGGCCACCACGTGCGCGATCTCGGCCGAACCCAGCATGCCGATCTTCACCGCATCGACCCCAATGTCGCTGACGCAGGCATCGATCTGCGCGCCCACCATCTCGGGCGAGAGCGCGACGACGTCGGTCACTCCGCAGGTGTTCTGCGCCGTGATCGCGGTGATCGCGGTCATGGCGTAGCCGCCCAGCATCGTGATCGTCTTGATGTCGGCCTGGATGCCCGCTCCCCCTGAGGAATCCGAGCCGGCGATGGAAAGAATACGAGGAGGTGTGGTCATGGCCTGAGGCTTGTCACTTGGCCTTGTAGCGGCGCACCTTGGACGGCGGCGCGGCGTCGTGGTGCTTCTTGGCGCGGGTCGGGCGGTCGGTCAGCTCGCCCCCGCATTCGGGGCACAGGTCATCGAGATCCTCCGCGCATTCCGCGCAGTAGGTGCACTCGAACGACCAGATGAAGGCGCCGGGCGCTTCGGCGGGAAGATTGGCGCCGCAGCGCGCGCAATCGGGACGCATTTCCAGGGCCATCAGCCGGCTACCTCTTCAATCGCAGTGCAGATCGCGGCGACCACCGCCTCGACCTTGGCGGCATCGTCGCCCTCGGCCATGACCCGGATCACCGGTTCGGTGCCCGAGGGACGGATGACAAGGCGGCCCTCGCCGCGCAGCGTGTTCTCGGCCTCGGCGATGACGGCCTGCACCCGCGCATCCTCCAGCGGCTTGCCGCCTGCAAAGCGCACGTTGCGCAAGAGCTGAGGGACCGGATCGAAGAGGTGGAGCACCTCGCTCGCCTTCTTGCCCGACTGGACCAGCGCAGCGAGCACCTGGAGGGCCGCCACGGTGCCATCGCCGGTCGTCGCATGGTCGAGCAGGATCATGTGGCCCGACTGCTCTCCGCCCACATTGAAGCCGCCCGACTTCATGCGTTCGAGCACGTGCCGGTCGCCCACCTTGGTGCGCTCCAGCGTCAGCTCAAGGCCCTGGAGGTAGCGCTCCAGGCCCAGGTTCGACATGACCGTGGCCACCACGCCCCCGCCGCGCAGCTTGCCGCGCGCGGCCATCTGTGTGCCGAGCAGCGCCATGATCTGATCCCCGTCCACGACCTTGCCGTTCTCGTCGACGACGATCAGCCGGTCGGCATCGCCATCGAGCGCAATGCCGATGTCGCAGCCGCCCGAGACGACCGTCTCCTGCAAGAGGTCGGGATGGGTCGAGCCGCAGGCCTTGTTGATGTTCTTGCCGTTGGGCGTCACGCCCACCGTCACCACTTCGGCGCCCAGTTCCCAGAACGCGGATGGGGCGACCTGGTAGGCCGCGCCATTGGCGCAGTCGACCGCGATCTTGAGGCCATCCAGCCGCACCGTATTGGGCAGCGAGGCCTTCACGGCGTGGATGTAGCGCCCGCGCGCGTCATCGATACGCCGCGCCCGGCCGATCTCCTCGGCATCGGCAAGCTCCAGGTCCTCGCCCAGCATCTTCTCGATCGCCAGTTCGTCGGCGTCGGAGAGCTTGAAGCCATCGGGGCCGAAGAGCTTGATGCCGTTGTCCTCGTAGGGATTGTGGCTGGCCGAGATCATCACGCCGACATCGGCGCGCAATTCGCGGGTGAGCAGCGCGACCGCGGGCGTGGGCATCGGGCCCAGCAGGATCACGTCCATCCCCACGCTGGTGAAGCCGGCGGTCATCGCGTTCTCGAGCATGTAGCCCGACAGGCGCGTGTCCTTGCCGATCACCACGCGGTGGCGGTGGGTGCCGCGCTGGAACAGCTTGCCCGCTGCCTGGCCGACCTTGGCGGCCATCGCGGCGGTCATCGCGCCCTGGTTGGTGCGGCCGCGAATGCCGTCGGTTCCGAAGAATTGCTTGCTCATGCCTGTCCGTCACCTGCCGTGCGTCTTGCAAATTGCCATGCCGCGCCGGGCTGGTAATGTCACCCCCCTCGCCCGTCCTTTCACCCGGATGCGCCTTTTCCTACCCCCTCCAGACACGACCAGGGACCTTGATGACCGAGCCTTCCAGCGCCAGCCGCATGCCCGAGATCCGCGTTCCGGGTCTCCTCACGCTGGGCGGCCTTCTGGCCGGGCTGGCCGCGGGCGCCCTGTTCAAGGGGTCGGCACCGCTGCGCGATATCCTGATTCTGGCAGAGCCGCTGGGCGACCTGTGGCTGCGCGCGCTCAAGATGACGATCCTGCCGCTGGTCGCAGGGCTGCTGTTCACCGGCATCGTCGAGACCGCCGCGGCCGCGCAGGCGGGCACCATGGCTCGCCGCACGCTCGGCCTCATCGTGGGCGTGCTGGCGGCCAGCGCCTGCCTCGGCGGCCTCCTGATGCCGCTTCTCCTGCGTCTGTTTCCCGCCCCCACGCTCGATCTTGCAGGCCACGGCGAGGCGCCCGAAGCCAACCTCCCCGGCCTTGGCGATTTCCTCGGCTCGCTCGTCCCCTCCAACGTGCTGGGCGCGGCGGCCGAGGACGCGATGCTGCCGGTGATCGTCTTCGTCGCGCTTTTCGCACTGGCCTCCACCCGCCTCGCCGAAGAACCGCGCCGTCAGCTCGCCCTCCTGTTCGAGGGGCTTGCCGGCGCGATGATCGTCGTCATCGGGTGGGTGCTCAGACTGGCGCCGCTCGGCGTCTTTGCGCTCGGCCTGTCGCTTGCCGCGCGCACCGGCGCGGCGGCGATCGGCACTCTAGGCCACTACATTCTGCTCGTCGGGGCGCTGGGCGCGGTGTTCCTGCTGACCGCCTATCCGCTCGCGGTGCTGGTCGGGCGGCGACGGATCGGTGCCTTTGCCCGCGCGGTCCTGCCCGCGCAGGTCGTGGCGGTTTCCACCCAATCCTCGCTCGCCAGCCTGCCCGCAATGCTGGCCGCCGCACGCGCGCTGCGGGTTCCTGCCACGGCAGCCGAATTTGCGCTGCCCCTCGCAGTCACGCTGTTTCGCGCGACGGGCCCTGCGATGAACGTCGGCGTCGCCGTCTACGCCGCGCAGCTCGCCGGGTACGAACTTTCGGCCAGCGCCATCGCGGCGGGTGTCCTCGTCGCCTTCGTCACCACCTTCGGCACGGTCTCGCTTCCCGGCACGGTCAGCTTCATCGCCTCCACCGGGCCGATTGCCGCCGCGATGGGCGCGCCGCTCTGGCCGCTTGGCATCCTTGTCGCCGTCGAGATGCTGCCCGACATCATGCGCACGCTGGGCAACGTGACGATGGATGTCGCGGTGACGACGGCGGTGGCAGGAGAAGAGAGAGGCGAAGGCGATGCCGCGCCCGACGCGCCCACAGTCCACTAGGACCCAGTGCCTAAGGCTCCAGTTCGATGTCCCAATACAGCCAGTCGCGCCAGGTCT is drawn from Novosphingobium decolorationis and contains these coding sequences:
- a CDS encoding TonB-dependent receptor plug domain-containing protein translates to MTPTFRKAALRGATSLTAFALLCGTAQAQDATAPAPAASEGADDVIIVTGSITRNPAAATASPVVSITSDDLEKRGIKTVADTLQTLTANNAGTIPASWSGNGFTTGATAPSLRGFNNAYTLTLFDGMRTAYYPLADDGQRNIVDINSMPGSIVDRVDTLLDGASATYGSDAIAGVVNVISKRQIQGLHLDASMGVSQRGDGDEQRINGTYGYGDLDDQGFNIYANFEYQKNAAMDLSARKGPWSTADQSSICGGPTDGCLTNNVRNGIQADGGYGGIQSTIVPFVQPFTQDATGAYVAQGDYQMLNPSAGCGRLNALTLTPEQQQNATVVGTPSVVCQQDLTNDYEAYTARTKRIGGTLRGTVRLNDLTEAFLMFNYYNVTTANRMAPSGWTGRTAAGGDRVTISQIYLPAYVCANGVGTLSGEANNILSGTGCDASNGTLNPNNPFAAQSQSARLLGMPDMPRYTYTNAKTYRISGGVDGSFGDGWDYMIGATASEVTLDVTNTGYINAQGLMDAVAQGTYNFMDPSANSAEAIQGVFPDQHKRATSKLAQVMATLSKDVFELPGGMVNVAIQGQYRYESINNPSSNAPNDVNPADRYYGINAIGVKGHRDVWSAAYEISVPIVDEFRVKADGSYDHYSTGQENFAPKFEAEFQPIDEIKLRGTFTKGFRAPNLNESFQLPSTGYITSTINCSNAAFQSFCDAHASNPGYYEGGYSVGITSAGNPDLKSEKSTSYTFGAVIQPTRNITLTVDYWRTKIKNLITSVNPTDELYAAYYGNNGQVNMPGITVTQGAPDPENLGALPLIGEVGSSFQNANSMLGKGIDVSGSAYFGLTDTITWRTNATASYLIRLQQDIDGTINRFDGSLGGCNWTSCSGAPRFRASWQNTLDFADTTSVTLTAYYTSGYSSTASDAGGTYKDCEASAAAGQLVTYPDSGRAVQCHGPSTFNLDGHAETKIADGKFTLYADVMNILDGKPKYDPNAAYGIYNFNAAWQGSLFMGRYFRIGAKVDF
- a CDS encoding S66 peptidase family protein is translated as MQSRRQCLKTVATLAGGLALSGLPSAVADRAHAKDNAGRGERLRAPRLRPGDGLGLVAPAGFIGDRFGIEEIAEAVRAMGLEPILAPNLTARAGYLAGEDAARAAAFMETWQDPRVKGVMAVRGGWGTARILPRLDFAALRRHPKLFTGFSDNTALHAALAAHGCAPSLHGPNASASWPPVAWESWRALAFEGATPTLSVAGYSGPSLGGGRRGPRVFAGGQAEGRLLGGNLSVLSALVGTPYFPDMRGAVLFLEDTNESEYRIDRMLTQLALAGVLKGLAGVVFGQCTNCRNPGPGYSNFTIYEVLDQHFGGLGIPAFQGLSIGHMAAQASVPVGCQVRLDADAGTLQVLEPVVT
- a CDS encoding LOG family protein — protein: MTEEEKKLTDRRFYKAEQEATFAGEQTGTLQTQHPAYQLAFQDTDFLLRDELRPVRFQLELLKPEMLLEEANIGSTLVMYGSARIPSPEKCDDVLAKASSDEDRKVAERLVAKAKYYEEARKLARIASQCGLVEKGMRQFVVCSGGGPSIMEAANRGAHEVGAESLGLNIVLPHEQAPNPYVTPRLSFQFHYFALRKMHFLLRARAVAVFPGGFGTLDEMLEMITLIQTGKMKPIPVLLYGREFWEKVINFEALAEEGVIARKDLDLFTWCETAEDGWKAIRAFYDLDCG
- the thiD gene encoding bifunctional hydroxymethylpyrimidine kinase/phosphomethylpyrimidine kinase, producing the protein MTTPPRILSIAGSDSSGGAGIQADIKTITMLGGYAMTAITAITAQNTCGVTDVVALSPEMVGAQIDACVSDIGVDAVKIGMLGSAEIAHVVAARLEELGVPVVFDPVMVATSGSVLADAATIAAFSRLMACAALTTPNVPELEALGGDAALEALGVAYLAKGGDAEGDVVEDRLMVPGEAPVIWRAPRIVTRHTHGTGCTLSSAIATGLGQGLSLPEAVEGAREFVRRALSAAPGLGAGHGPMGHQAVR
- a CDS encoding DUF1272 domain-containing protein; amino-acid sequence: MALEMRPDCARCGANLPAEAPGAFIWSFECTYCAECAEDLDDLCPECGGELTDRPTRAKKHHDAAPPSKVRRYKAK
- the glmM gene encoding phosphoglucosamine mutase gives rise to the protein MSKQFFGTDGIRGRTNQGAMTAAMAAKVGQAAGKLFQRGTHRHRVVIGKDTRLSGYMLENAMTAGFTSVGMDVILLGPMPTPAVALLTRELRADVGVMISASHNPYEDNGIKLFGPDGFKLSDADELAIEKMLGEDLELADAEEIGRARRIDDARGRYIHAVKASLPNTVRLDGLKIAVDCANGAAYQVAPSAFWELGAEVVTVGVTPNGKNINKACGSTHPDLLQETVVSGGCDIGIALDGDADRLIVVDENGKVVDGDQIMALLGTQMAARGKLRGGGVVATVMSNLGLERYLQGLELTLERTKVGDRHVLERMKSGGFNVGGEQSGHMILLDHATTGDGTVAALQVLAALVQSGKKASEVLHLFDPVPQLLRNVRFAGGKPLEDARVQAVIAEAENTLRGEGRLVIRPSGTEPVIRVMAEGDDAAKVEAVVAAICTAIEEVAG
- a CDS encoding dicarboxylate/amino acid:cation symporter, whose translation is MTEPSSASRMPEIRVPGLLTLGGLLAGLAAGALFKGSAPLRDILILAEPLGDLWLRALKMTILPLVAGLLFTGIVETAAAAQAGTMARRTLGLIVGVLAASACLGGLLMPLLLRLFPAPTLDLAGHGEAPEANLPGLGDFLGSLVPSNVLGAAAEDAMLPVIVFVALFALASTRLAEEPRRQLALLFEGLAGAMIVVIGWVLRLAPLGVFALGLSLAARTGAAAIGTLGHYILLVGALGAVFLLTAYPLAVLVGRRRIGAFARAVLPAQVVAVSTQSSLASLPAMLAAARALRVPATAAEFALPLAVTLFRATGPAMNVGVAVYAAQLAGYELSASAIAAGVLVAFVTTFGTVSLPGTVSFIASTGPIAAAMGAPLWPLGILVAVEMLPDIMRTLGNVTMDVAVTTAVAGEERGEGDAAPDAPTVH